A window from Vigna angularis cultivar LongXiaoDou No.4 chromosome 7, ASM1680809v1, whole genome shotgun sequence encodes these proteins:
- the LOC128197907 gene encoding uncharacterized protein LOC128197907, whose amino-acid sequence MEIFKKLKINIPFSEALQQMPSYAKFLEELLTKKRKYIEEETIEVQGNYSAIIQKLLPPKLKDPRSFTIPCTIGNLIPLSMFEKIKGLELKPTRMTLQLADRSLKYPFGVV is encoded by the coding sequence ATGGAGATTtttaagaaattgaagattaacATACCTTTCTCCGAAGCCTTGCAACAAATGCCCTCATATGCTAAATTTCTGGAGGAGCTCCTTACTAAGAAAAGGAAGTACATTGAAGAGGAAACCATTGAAGTTCAAGGAAACTACAGTGCTATCATCCAAAAGCTTTTACCTCCCAAGTTGAAAGATCCCAGAAGCTTCACCATTCCCTGCACTATAGGAAATCTCATACCGCTCTCCATGTTTGAAAAGATTAAAGGTTTGGAGCTCAAGCCTACTCGAATGACTCTCCAACTAGCAGATAGATCTCTGAAATATCCTTTTGGGGTAGTTTAA